A single window of Phycisphaeraceae bacterium DNA harbors:
- a CDS encoding aldo/keto reductase has translation MLPSRKLGSTGLSVSCLSLGTVKIGRTQGLKHPDAFDLPTDAQAAALLDAAAEVGITLLDTAPAYGVSEERLGALLSAGAGGGRSGFLLCTKAGEEFAATADGRGSSTFDFSESSVEASVRRSLERLRTDVLDIVLLHSDGRDAWVLRESGALRALRRLQKAGAIRAVGASTKTPEGALLAVDLCDVVMVTLNPEEMRDLPAITAAGERGVGVLAKKPLASGRLRGIGTAGQADPVAASLRLSLGNPAVSSVVVGTLSPEHLRQNALAANQMEAD, from the coding sequence ATGCTGCCGAGTCGCAAACTTGGTTCGACGGGATTGAGCGTGTCGTGCCTCTCGCTGGGGACGGTCAAGATCGGCCGCACCCAGGGCCTGAAGCACCCGGACGCCTTCGATCTTCCGACGGACGCCCAGGCGGCGGCGCTGCTGGACGCAGCGGCGGAGGTCGGAATCACCCTGCTGGACACCGCGCCCGCGTACGGCGTCAGCGAAGAGCGTCTCGGCGCGCTGCTCTCGGCCGGGGCGGGCGGTGGGCGGAGCGGGTTTTTGCTGTGCACGAAGGCGGGGGAGGAGTTCGCCGCGACGGCGGATGGACGCGGCTCCTCGACGTTCGATTTTTCCGAGTCCTCGGTTGAGGCCTCGGTGCGGCGGTCGCTCGAGAGACTCCGGACCGACGTCCTCGACATCGTGCTCCTGCACAGCGACGGGCGCGATGCGTGGGTTCTTCGGGAGTCGGGGGCGCTCCGGGCTCTGCGCCGGCTTCAGAAGGCGGGCGCGATCCGTGCCGTCGGGGCCAGCACCAAGACTCCCGAAGGGGCGCTGCTGGCTGTGGACTTGTGCGACGTTGTCATGGTCACGTTGAATCCGGAGGAAATGAGAGATTTGCCCGCGATCACGGCCGCGGGAGAGCGGGGCGTCGGCGTGCTGGCAAAAAAGCCGTTGGCGTCGGGGCGCCTGCGCGGGATTGGAACGGCGGGCCAGGCCGATCCGGTCGCCGCGTCGCTGCGGCTGTCGCTCGGGAACCCGGCCGTGTCGTCCGTGGTGGTGGGGACGCTGAGCCCCGAGCATCTCCGGCAGAACGCCCTGGCTGCGAATCAGATGGAAGCGGATTGA
- a CDS encoding DUF58 domain-containing protein, whose amino-acid sequence MADSERSHDESPDGSGGPRGPEGVARPSAATSSHADAQLYLHPQTLARLGTLELRAKMIVEGVMSGQHRSPYQGFSVEFAQHRPYVPGDDLRYLDWKVFGRSDKLHLKQYQQETNLDLMVLVDSSGSMNFGTRSFEDASGAGRATSPDGRAHWTKYDHATAVAAAMSYMALRQGDRAGLAVFADEMRALVKRSSSPGQWRQIVGALSMHPVERPTNLGRVVDQVLAKLTNRCLIVVISDLFVDPEEYRSSLARIRHRRHDVIVFEVLDQAERDFNLTETAPFEGLEGEARLRVDPRALRASYIEAIESHLAAIERITRSFGFDYHRVSTHDWLGPPMAAFMARRNAGIKRGKLG is encoded by the coding sequence ATGGCTGATTCAGAACGGAGTCACGACGAATCGCCGGATGGATCCGGCGGGCCAAGGGGTCCTGAGGGGGTGGCGCGGCCGAGTGCGGCGACCAGTTCCCATGCCGATGCGCAGTTGTACCTGCACCCCCAAACCCTGGCCCGGCTGGGGACGCTCGAACTGCGAGCCAAGATGATCGTGGAAGGGGTGATGAGCGGGCAGCACCGGTCCCCCTACCAGGGGTTCTCGGTGGAGTTCGCCCAGCACCGCCCTTACGTGCCCGGGGACGACCTTCGGTACCTGGACTGGAAGGTCTTCGGCCGATCGGACAAGCTCCACCTTAAGCAATACCAGCAGGAGACCAATCTCGACCTGATGGTGCTCGTGGACTCCTCGGGTTCGATGAACTTCGGGACGCGGTCCTTCGAGGACGCGTCGGGGGCGGGCCGGGCGACCTCGCCGGACGGCCGGGCGCACTGGACCAAGTACGACCACGCGACCGCCGTCGCGGCGGCGATGTCGTACATGGCGCTCCGTCAGGGGGACCGGGCGGGTCTCGCGGTGTTCGCGGACGAGATGCGGGCCCTGGTGAAGCGATCGAGCTCGCCCGGGCAGTGGCGGCAGATCGTCGGGGCTCTGTCGATGCACCCGGTCGAGCGGCCGACCAACCTCGGACGCGTGGTGGACCAGGTGCTTGCGAAACTGACCAACCGCTGCCTGATCGTGGTGATTTCCGACCTGTTCGTTGACCCGGAGGAGTACCGCTCGTCGCTCGCGCGGATCCGGCACCGCAGGCATGATGTGATTGTCTTCGAGGTGCTCGACCAAGCGGAGCGGGACTTCAACCTGACCGAGACCGCGCCGTTCGAGGGGCTCGAGGGGGAGGCGCGGCTGCGGGTTGATCCGCGGGCTCTCAGGGCGTCGTACATCGAGGCGATCGAGTCCCACCTCGCCGCGATCGAACGGATTACAAGGTCGTTCGGATTCGACTACCACCGCGTATCGACGCACGATTGGCTTGGGCCGCCGATGGCGGCGTTCATGGCCAGGCGAAACGCGGGAATCAAGCGCGGGAAGCTCGGATAG
- a CDS encoding protein kinase, with the protein MSDHPNQQTDAATGDDPTRTPRPSHPLPAEVASDAADLPVPQRIGKYTIRRLIASGGMGSVFEAVQEQPHRTVAVKVMKGGQGARSTRRFELESQLLARLHHPGIAQVYDAGVYPTRHGSAPYFVMEYVPSGLPITGYAEIHGLNLRERLALFVKVCEAVDHGHRQGVLHRDLKPGNIIVDDQGNAKIIDFGVALAIGADATAASIGTLDGQLVGTLQYMSPEQVGDSTVQDIDERSDVYSLGVVLYELVYGRIPYDVTEVSLPNAVRMIQQVPCRPPPESLREVPNEVARLIEAATEKDPALRIRSAADLARNTQRYLDGEPLDVLRASLAYLAAAKTRSYLHRHRAVPLAAITVASVVVAFLVGVPLVYRYTSLNSAYERSLAGLGGGFDRFESVRMIGIGVDEETVAAAAEAGITDFKGNAETTRRLNTALMERLLGSGARVVALDFHMPSRTPIDEGFASAARSLRQSGIDVVACSVSWAPVSQDDYAGMSPTIAREVQVGTASGQFSDHYLWKLDLFVQRGDEPPRESLALAAFGCWRHPGVERVVGFDRPNATVTVNYVAREAEARHIIRTIAPTDRVVLTAGHEPETQGDAGFGLRPGDTVGYFALPMPPIERFREAMYSAAQVLRASPGQLREWFEGKAVVVGRTDVEADTFPHSALGKAPGFWGHSSGLELLIRGAATWSPSANHGYAATLIGALLGILFAALWPQRALMRALAVAGAAVLAIAASLAWYRIDMTVYFNPMVPLVATLIAAEAGSLFLRRFHAPST; encoded by the coding sequence ATGTCCGACCACCCCAACCAACAGACCGATGCAGCCACGGGTGATGATCCGACGCGTACCCCGCGCCCGTCCCACCCGCTTCCGGCAGAAGTGGCGTCAGACGCCGCGGACCTCCCGGTGCCGCAGCGAATAGGCAAGTACACGATCCGGCGGCTGATTGCTTCGGGCGGGATGGGCTCGGTGTTCGAAGCCGTTCAGGAACAGCCGCACCGCACGGTCGCAGTCAAAGTAATGAAGGGGGGGCAGGGGGCGCGATCGACCCGCCGCTTCGAGCTCGAATCGCAACTCCTCGCGCGCCTCCATCACCCGGGGATCGCCCAGGTCTACGACGCCGGTGTGTACCCGACACGCCACGGCTCGGCCCCGTACTTCGTCATGGAATACGTTCCGTCGGGGCTGCCGATCACCGGGTATGCCGAGATCCACGGCCTGAACCTGCGGGAACGCCTGGCGCTGTTCGTCAAGGTCTGTGAGGCAGTCGACCATGGTCATCGGCAAGGTGTGCTGCACCGCGACCTGAAGCCCGGCAACATCATCGTCGACGATCAGGGCAACGCCAAGATCATCGACTTCGGCGTCGCCCTCGCGATCGGGGCGGACGCGACCGCCGCCAGCATCGGCACGCTCGACGGCCAGCTCGTCGGGACGTTGCAGTACATGTCGCCCGAGCAGGTCGGCGACAGCACCGTGCAGGACATCGATGAGCGCAGCGACGTCTATTCCCTTGGCGTCGTTCTCTATGAACTGGTGTACGGGCGCATTCCCTATGACGTGACGGAGGTCTCGCTCCCCAACGCCGTCCGCATGATCCAGCAGGTTCCCTGCCGCCCGCCTCCGGAGTCGCTGCGGGAGGTTCCCAACGAAGTCGCGCGCCTGATCGAGGCCGCGACCGAGAAGGACCCGGCCCTGCGCATCCGCTCCGCCGCAGATCTGGCGAGAAACACGCAGCGGTACCTTGACGGTGAACCGCTCGACGTCCTCCGCGCCAGCCTTGCCTACCTCGCCGCCGCCAAGACCCGCAGCTACCTGCACCGCCATCGAGCCGTGCCACTCGCGGCCATCACTGTGGCTTCGGTCGTGGTCGCGTTCCTGGTCGGCGTGCCATTGGTGTACCGGTACACGTCCCTCAACAGCGCCTACGAGCGGAGTCTGGCCGGACTTGGCGGAGGCTTCGACCGGTTCGAATCGGTCCGGATGATCGGGATCGGAGTCGATGAGGAGACCGTGGCAGCCGCGGCGGAAGCGGGGATCACTGACTTTAAGGGGAACGCCGAAACAACCAGGCGACTCAACACCGCGCTGATGGAACGACTCCTTGGTTCGGGCGCGCGAGTGGTCGCGCTCGACTTCCACATGCCCTCGCGGACCCCCATCGATGAGGGCTTCGCGAGCGCAGCGAGATCTCTTCGGCAATCGGGTATCGATGTGGTGGCGTGCTCGGTTTCCTGGGCGCCGGTGAGCCAGGATGACTATGCCGGCATGAGCCCCACGATCGCCCGTGAGGTGCAGGTCGGCACCGCCTCCGGCCAGTTCAGCGACCACTACCTCTGGAAGCTCGACCTGTTCGTGCAACGCGGCGACGAGCCGCCGCGAGAGTCCCTCGCCCTCGCCGCCTTCGGATGCTGGCGCCACCCCGGTGTCGAACGGGTCGTCGGCTTTGACCGTCCCAATGCGACGGTGACCGTCAACTACGTGGCGCGGGAGGCCGAGGCCCGTCACATCATCCGGACCATCGCCCCGACCGACCGCGTCGTGCTCACCGCGGGGCACGAACCCGAAACTCAGGGGGATGCCGGCTTCGGCCTGCGGCCCGGCGACACGGTCGGGTATTTCGCTCTCCCGATGCCGCCGATAGAGCGATTCAGGGAAGCGATGTACTCGGCGGCGCAGGTTCTCCGTGCTTCACCCGGGCAGCTCAGGGAGTGGTTCGAGGGAAAAGCCGTCGTCGTCGGCCGGACCGATGTCGAGGCCGACACGTTCCCTCATTCGGCCCTTGGAAAGGCGCCCGGTTTCTGGGGGCACAGCTCCGGCCTCGAGCTGCTCATCCGCGGTGCGGCCACGTGGTCGCCGTCGGCCAACCACGGCTACGCGGCGACGCTCATCGGTGCCCTGCTGGGAATCCTGTTCGCCGCCCTCTGGCCCCAGCGAGCCCTGATGCGTGCCCTGGCGGTGGCCGGCGCGGCGGTTCTCGCGATAGCCGCAAGCCTTGCGTGGTACCGCATCGATATGACAGTCTATTTCAATCCCATGGTTCCGCTCGTGGCGACCCTGATCGCGGCCGAGGCCGGCTCCTTGTTCCTGCGCCGGTTCCACGCCCCCAGCACCTGA